In candidate division KSB1 bacterium, a genomic segment contains:
- the xerC gene encoding tyrosine recombinase XerC, whose product MSDDLRTLTLQFVGYLEKVRNYSRHSVVAYRTDLLQFCDFVGEMVGDPQPSVQHVERGFFRAYMGRLARRGYSPRSVGRKLAALRTFFRYLVLHGVIATNPMVGLRAPKAAKRIPKFLAVPKVMDALDLPEVQSVQGLRDRAILHLFYATGIRLSELAALNVNDVDFANGTIKVMGKGAKERVVPVGGAASAALRQYLMRRGELVRQEAGVPEALFLNARGQRLSRSSIARRVRRYLGEVSESKARSPHVLRHSFATHLLDAGADLLAVKELLGHSRLSTTQIYTHVSAERIKRIYRQAHPRAERNRQQ is encoded by the coding sequence ATGAGTGACGACCTTCGGACGTTGACCCTGCAGTTTGTTGGGTACCTCGAGAAAGTGCGCAACTATTCTCGCCACTCGGTTGTGGCCTACCGCACGGACCTTTTGCAGTTTTGTGACTTTGTCGGCGAAATGGTGGGTGACCCTCAGCCCTCTGTACAGCACGTTGAACGCGGCTTCTTCCGGGCCTACATGGGGCGACTGGCCAGACGCGGCTACAGTCCGCGCAGCGTGGGGCGGAAGCTCGCGGCCTTGCGCACCTTCTTTCGCTACTTGGTGCTGCATGGAGTGATAGCAACTAACCCCATGGTAGGTCTTCGAGCACCCAAAGCGGCCAAGCGCATTCCCAAGTTCTTAGCAGTGCCGAAGGTGATGGATGCCCTGGATCTTCCGGAGGTGCAGTCGGTGCAAGGACTGCGAGATAGGGCCATCTTGCACCTGTTCTACGCCACAGGAATCCGGTTGAGCGAGCTGGCTGCGCTGAATGTGAATGATGTAGACTTTGCCAATGGCACTATCAAGGTGATGGGAAAGGGCGCCAAGGAGCGGGTCGTTCCCGTGGGAGGGGCAGCTAGTGCTGCTCTCCGTCAGTACCTGATGCGGCGCGGCGAACTTGTTCGGCAAGAGGCCGGAGTGCCCGAAGCGCTGTTCCTGAACGCGCGTGGTCAGCGGCTGTCGCGCAGCAGCATTGCCCGCAGGGTGCGACGATACCTGGGCGAGGTCTCTGAGAGCAAGGCGCGCAGTCCCCACGTGCTGCGTCACTCGTTTGCCACCCATCTGCTCGATGCGGGGGCGGACCTGCTCGCCGTTAAAGAGCTATTAGGACATTCGCGGCTGTCGACAACGCAAATCTACACTCACGTATCAGCCGAGCGGATCAAGCGAATATACCGCCAGGCGCATCCTCGTGCCGAGCGCAATCGGCAGCAGTGA
- the raiA gene encoding ribosome-associated translation inhibitor RaiA, whose product MRLNITARHFNASDRLKEYTEKEVRRLKRYYDGILNCDVILDYEKQAQVAEIVLHVYGSKLTVREKSEDMYKSINLAVDKLERQLKKYKGKLREFEAVKARDVLAE is encoded by the coding sequence ATGAGACTCAACATCACCGCGCGGCACTTCAACGCGTCGGACCGTCTTAAAGAGTACACCGAAAAGGAGGTGAGGCGACTCAAGAGGTATTACGATGGCATCCTTAACTGCGATGTCATCCTGGATTATGAGAAACAAGCGCAAGTGGCAGAAATAGTGCTGCACGTCTACGGGTCCAAGTTGACCGTGCGGGAGAAGAGCGAAGACATGTACAAGTCCATCAACTTGGCGGTGGACAAATTGGAGCGACAGCTGAAGAAGTACAAGGGCAAGCTCCGCGAATTCGAGGCGGTCAAGGCCAGGGATGTGCTTGCAGAGTAG
- the nusB gene encoding transcription antitermination factor NusB, which yields MIHSRRAARELALRALYAAELSGRSAAEVLADPLVMVPADGPLLEFIRRLVALTLQHRPELDGYIAAKTTNWDFARLAVIDKLVLRMAVCEFLYFEDIPPKVTIDEAIEISRKYSTDKSDKFVNGILDAVLNELQSRDLVVKTGRGLLDQSSRQE from the coding sequence ATGATCCATTCACGACGGGCGGCACGCGAGTTAGCGCTGCGCGCCTTATACGCGGCTGAGCTGAGCGGGCGTTCAGCGGCAGAGGTGCTTGCTGACCCACTGGTCATGGTGCCGGCAGATGGCCCCTTGCTAGAATTTATCCGGCGGCTGGTCGCCTTGACACTGCAACACCGCCCGGAGTTGGATGGCTATATCGCCGCCAAGACCACAAATTGGGACTTTGCCCGGCTGGCAGTCATCGACAAATTGGTGTTGCGCATGGCTGTGTGCGAGTTCCTCTACTTCGAGGATATCCCGCCTAAAGTAACCATCGACGAGGCAATCGAGATATCCCGGAAGTACAGTACTGACAAAAGCGACAAGTTCGTCAACGGCATCTTGGACGCTGTGCTCAACGAACTGCAGTCGCGGGATCTGGTCGTGAAAACAGGCCGAGGTCTCTTAGACCAGTCAAGCCGACAGGAGTGA
- the topA gene encoding type I DNA topoisomerase, with the protein MANDKKSLVVVESHAKTKTINAFLGEEFTVLSSGGHVVDLPKSKLGVDVGNGFQPQYLLIRGRGKVVKQLRNAAAKAAEVILATDPDREGEAIAWHLAEILKKNNPRISRITFNEITRGAVLRALENPRPIDLNLVEAQKARRVMDRLVGYQVSPILWRTVCTGLSAGRVQSVALRLICEREEEIEAFVPQEYWLIDGTFQGRRTEPFQARLIKVANEKPAIPNEQAATTLVEDIRQQEWFVKDIRKSKVQRHPPPPFTTSTLQQDAARRFGFSTSMIMVIAQQLYEGVKLGGEGPQGLITYMRTDSVRVADEAIEAVRSFIASNYGLEYLPSEPRRFKSRAGAQEAHEAIRPTAVSRTPRSLRKYLTQEQFLLYELIWQRFVASQMAPAQLLQTAVDIVSGNDELYLFRAHGSEVLFRGFLQAYEETPREDDEQEEAPTTKVPENLSVGEKLVLLEVSPSQHFTKPPPRYTESSLVKTLDALGIGRPSTYAVIVSTILERNYVEKRDRRLVPTELGRTVNKILVANFPDIFTVKFTARMEAELDEIEAGKRPFLEVMERFYRPFQRALEAAEGKQLQIRDSLQEKTDEHCPVCGKELVIRWGRHGRFIACADYPRCRFSKSMEQEEVAVDEKCEQCGSPMVVKNSRFGRFLACSAYPKCKNARPYKIGIKCPKPGCDGDVVERRTRRGRTFYGCSRYPECDFVSWQEPVLGPCPSCGNKLLYKRYTKVKGTTLHCPECGQEFAQELATSPSTIHNE; encoded by the coding sequence ATGGCTAATGACAAGAAATCCCTGGTAGTTGTCGAGTCCCACGCCAAGACCAAGACCATCAACGCATTCTTGGGCGAGGAGTTCACCGTGCTTTCCTCAGGCGGGCATGTGGTGGACCTGCCCAAGAGTAAGCTCGGGGTGGACGTCGGCAACGGGTTCCAACCGCAGTACCTGCTGATCCGCGGTCGGGGCAAAGTGGTGAAGCAGCTGCGGAACGCCGCGGCAAAGGCGGCGGAGGTCATCCTTGCCACTGACCCAGACCGCGAAGGTGAGGCGATTGCCTGGCATCTGGCCGAGATTCTCAAAAAGAACAACCCTCGGATCTCCCGCATTACTTTCAACGAGATCACTCGTGGCGCAGTGCTGCGTGCGCTTGAGAATCCAAGACCCATTGACCTCAACTTGGTAGAAGCGCAGAAGGCCCGCCGGGTGATGGACCGCCTCGTGGGCTATCAGGTGAGCCCCATCCTGTGGCGCACGGTGTGCACCGGGCTCAGTGCCGGACGTGTGCAGTCAGTGGCCCTACGGCTCATCTGCGAACGCGAGGAGGAGATCGAGGCATTTGTTCCGCAAGAATACTGGCTCATCGATGGTACCTTTCAAGGGAGGCGGACCGAGCCCTTCCAAGCGCGGTTGATCAAGGTTGCCAATGAAAAACCTGCCATCCCAAATGAGCAGGCGGCAACCACGCTCGTTGAGGACATCCGCCAGCAGGAATGGTTCGTCAAGGACATTCGCAAGAGTAAGGTCCAGCGCCATCCTCCACCCCCTTTCACCACTAGTACGCTGCAACAGGATGCAGCTCGACGGTTCGGCTTTTCCACGTCGATGATCATGGTGATCGCGCAACAGTTGTACGAGGGCGTAAAGCTTGGGGGAGAGGGACCGCAGGGGCTGATCACGTACATGCGCACCGACTCGGTGCGGGTAGCAGATGAGGCGATAGAGGCGGTGCGTAGTTTTATCGCGAGCAACTACGGCCTGGAGTATCTTCCCAGCGAGCCGCGCCGGTTCAAGTCGCGCGCGGGGGCGCAAGAGGCGCACGAGGCCATCCGCCCGACCGCAGTGAGCCGCACACCGCGCTCGTTGCGCAAATATCTGACGCAGGAGCAATTTCTCCTCTACGAGCTTATTTGGCAGCGCTTCGTAGCAAGCCAGATGGCCCCCGCACAGCTGCTGCAGACGGCCGTGGATATCGTGAGCGGTAATGATGAGCTCTACCTGTTCCGGGCACACGGGTCTGAGGTGCTCTTTCGGGGCTTCTTGCAGGCCTACGAGGAGACACCGCGCGAGGATGATGAGCAAGAGGAGGCGCCAACCACAAAGGTGCCGGAGAACCTAAGCGTCGGCGAAAAGCTTGTCCTGCTGGAGGTCAGTCCTAGCCAGCATTTCACCAAGCCTCCGCCACGCTACACGGAAAGCAGTTTGGTGAAGACCCTCGATGCGCTGGGTATCGGGCGGCCCAGCACCTATGCGGTGATTGTGAGTACCATTCTGGAACGCAACTACGTTGAGAAGCGTGACCGACGGCTGGTTCCGACTGAGTTGGGGAGAACTGTCAACAAGATCCTGGTGGCGAACTTTCCCGATATCTTCACCGTCAAGTTCACCGCGCGCATGGAAGCGGAGCTGGACGAGATCGAGGCAGGCAAGAGGCCCTTCCTCGAGGTCATGGAGCGCTTCTACCGCCCGTTCCAGCGCGCTCTGGAGGCGGCTGAGGGCAAGCAGTTGCAGATTCGCGACTCCCTCCAGGAGAAGACCGACGAGCACTGCCCAGTTTGCGGCAAGGAGCTGGTGATCCGTTGGGGGCGCCATGGGCGCTTCATCGCTTGTGCTGACTATCCGCGCTGCCGTTTCTCCAAGTCGATGGAGCAGGAGGAGGTGGCGGTGGATGAAAAGTGTGAGCAGTGCGGCAGCCCCATGGTGGTGAAGAACAGCCGTTTTGGCCGGTTCCTGGCCTGCTCCGCTTACCCAAAATGCAAGAACGCACGGCCTTACAAAATTGGCATCAAGTGCCCCAAACCCGGCTGCGACGGGGATGTGGTGGAGCGAAGGACGCGGCGGGGGCGCACCTTCTACGGCTGCAGTCGCTATCCGGAGTGCGATTTTGTCTCCTGGCAAGAACCAGTTTTGGGCCCGTGTCCGTCGTGCGGGAACAAACTCCTCTACAAACGGTACACAAAGGTGAAGGGCACCACGTTGCATTGCCCAGAGTGCGGTCAGGAGTTTGCCCAGGAGCTGGCTACATCGCCCAGCACGATCCATAATGAGTGA
- a CDS encoding branched-chain amino acid transaminase, translating into MDPRDEKGKIWFSGKFVDWKDATVHVMSHALHYGSSVFEGLRCYKTPAGPAIFRLQDHTKRLFNSAKICRMEIPFTQEQINQACIDVIRVNGLESAYLRPIVFRGYGQLGVDPRGCPIEVVIGALNWGKYLGEEAINVGVDVQVSSWGRMAPNTLPALAKAGANYLNSQLIKLEAVGNGFVEGIALDVNGYVSEGSGENIFLVRDGVLYTPPLSASILPGISRDSVMVFAREMGIEVREMMIPREMLYVADEVFFTGSAAEISPIKSIDRVPIGSGKRGPITARLQERFFAYVNGQCEDCYGWRTIVQ; encoded by the coding sequence ATGGACCCACGCGACGAGAAAGGCAAAATCTGGTTTAGCGGGAAGTTCGTCGACTGGAAAGATGCCACTGTCCATGTGATGTCTCATGCTTTGCATTATGGTTCAAGCGTGTTCGAAGGGCTCCGGTGTTACAAGACCCCCGCAGGACCGGCCATTTTTCGTCTGCAGGACCACACTAAGCGGCTCTTCAATTCAGCCAAGATCTGTCGCATGGAGATCCCTTTCACTCAGGAGCAAATCAACCAAGCTTGCATCGATGTGATTAGAGTGAATGGCCTGGAATCGGCCTATCTTCGCCCAATCGTATTCCGGGGCTACGGACAGCTGGGAGTGGACCCGCGCGGCTGCCCTATCGAAGTGGTGATCGGGGCATTAAATTGGGGCAAATACCTTGGGGAGGAAGCGATCAACGTGGGCGTGGACGTGCAAGTGTCCAGTTGGGGGCGGATGGCGCCCAACACGCTGCCGGCGCTGGCGAAGGCGGGTGCCAACTACCTCAACTCCCAGCTGATCAAGCTTGAGGCAGTCGGCAATGGCTTTGTTGAAGGCATTGCTCTGGATGTGAACGGGTACGTGAGCGAGGGGAGTGGGGAAAACATCTTCCTGGTGCGGGACGGCGTGCTGTACACGCCCCCCCTGTCAGCATCGATCCTGCCGGGAATTAGCCGGGATTCGGTGATGGTGTTTGCCAGGGAGATGGGCATTGAGGTACGAGAGATGATGATCCCGCGGGAGATGCTGTACGTGGCCGACGAGGTGTTTTTCACCGGCAGCGCCGCGGAAATAAGCCCCATCAAGTCCATCGACCGAGTGCCCATCGGCAGCGGCAAACGGGGCCCAATTACGGCGCGCCTGCAGGAGCGCTTCTTTGCCTACGTGAACGGCCAGTGCGAGGACTGTTACGGGTGGCGGACGATTGTGCAGTAG
- a CDS encoding DUF494 domain-containing protein: protein MVYIMSEARGSTFGVERLRALTDDLLRQGYTASEIDLAFSWLFEKAGCNYENLNAIRTPLSLYRVLHAAERMVIRPEAYSYLLQLRQLGLIDDQQLEEAIERAMQMGVSPVDTEDIKEIAATVMFDSDSFAGGYLFNDTHMGN from the coding sequence CTGGTCTACATCATGAGCGAGGCGCGAGGCAGCACCTTCGGGGTTGAACGCCTGCGCGCGCTCACCGACGACTTGCTCAGGCAGGGATACACCGCGAGCGAGATTGACCTGGCCTTCTCCTGGCTTTTCGAAAAGGCCGGTTGCAACTACGAGAACCTCAACGCCATCCGCACTCCCCTGTCGCTGTACCGCGTGTTGCATGCCGCCGAAAGGATGGTCATCAGGCCCGAGGCCTACAGCTACCTGCTGCAGTTGCGGCAGCTGGGCCTCATCGACGATCAGCAGCTTGAGGAGGCCATCGAGCGTGCCATGCAGATGGGCGTCAGTCCGGTGGACACTGAAGACATCAAAGAGATCGCTGCCACGGTGATGTTCGACTCGGATTCCTTTGCCGGCGGGTACCTGTTCAACGACACCCATATGGGCAACTGA
- the secA gene encoding preprotein translocase subunit SecA — protein sequence MANLLTKLFGDKHTRDVARIMPIVHKINAIYETLHELSDAELRQKTEQFRARIQEATREVRAKLEERRALLTTDAVEGEEAVLKVDAAALREEIAALEKEEDQIIGRVLDEILPEAYAVVKETCRRLVGKTWKVCDHDITWDMVPFDVQLIGAVVLHQGKIAEMATGEGKTLVATMPLYLNALAGKGVHLVTVNDYLARRDCEWMGEIYKFLGLTVDYIASDMDPERRRRAYNCDITYGTNNEFGFDYLRDNMAIRREDQVQRGHYYAIVDEVDSVLIDEARTPLIISGAVEHTTNLFAELKPRVEQLVKSQTLLVNRLVAEAEQLLEKGQEYEAGIKLLQALRGAPKNKRLAKIMQEVGVKRLIQKVEADYLRDKRMHEIDEELYFSIDEKSHVIDLTEKGREALSPNDPEMFVLPDLAEGIGQIDNDPTLSPEEKEERKARLHEEYGIRSERIQNISQLLRAYSLFERDVEYVVSEDGRVIIVDEFTGRLMPGRRYSDGLHQAIEAKEGVRIERETQTLATITLQNFFRLYRKLAGMTGTAVTEAAEFWEIYKLDVVVIPTNEPVRRIDYDDRIYRTKREKYNAVIEEIAAMHAARRPVLVGTVSVEVSETLSRMLKRRGIPHNVLNAKHHQREAEIVARAGQPGAVTIATNMAGRGTDIKLGAGVVKHPNCALVRPDPGSEPCPYLEEYDCYNEVPCGLHILGTERHEARRIDRQLRGRAGRQGDPGSSRFYLSLEDDLMRLFGSERIASIMDRLGVQEGEVITHPMVSRSIERAQKRVEEHNFDIRKHLLEYDDVMNQQREVVYNRRNYALSGQNLREDVLEMMEEVIEDRVDEHTSAGPYPEDWNWTGLNQDLRRIMLTTISREEFDSDRITREELIDKIRSKAMALYEAKEKALGGALMRQLERFAILRAIDEQWRDHLYSMDVMKEGIGLRAYGQKDPLIEYKSEAFKMFSEMLARTNEAVLEMVFKAQLQVAPQPVRRMPVQVSATHASTTGLGLRGAPVGEGAPEPGKRQPIRVGVKVGRNDPCPCGSGKKYKKCCGAGVH from the coding sequence ATGGCCAATCTTCTGACAAAGCTTTTTGGCGACAAGCACACACGCGATGTGGCGCGCATCATGCCCATCGTGCACAAGATCAATGCCATTTACGAGACGCTGCATGAGCTGAGCGACGCGGAGCTGCGTCAGAAGACCGAGCAGTTCCGTGCCCGGATTCAGGAGGCCACGCGGGAGGTGCGGGCCAAGCTTGAGGAGCGGCGCGCCCTGCTGACCACCGATGCGGTGGAGGGCGAGGAGGCCGTGCTCAAAGTTGATGCCGCTGCCCTGCGTGAGGAGATCGCGGCGCTGGAAAAAGAGGAAGACCAGATCATCGGCAGAGTGCTGGACGAGATCCTCCCGGAGGCCTATGCCGTAGTCAAGGAGACTTGCCGTCGGTTGGTGGGCAAGACCTGGAAGGTCTGCGACCACGACATCACGTGGGACATGGTGCCTTTCGACGTGCAGCTGATCGGCGCCGTAGTGCTTCACCAAGGCAAAATCGCGGAGATGGCGACCGGCGAAGGCAAGACCCTGGTGGCCACCATGCCCCTTTACCTGAATGCGTTGGCTGGCAAGGGCGTACATCTCGTGACCGTCAACGACTATCTGGCCAGGCGCGATTGCGAGTGGATGGGCGAAATCTACAAGTTCCTGGGTCTGACCGTCGACTATATTGCCAGCGATATGGACCCAGAGCGGCGCCGGCGCGCCTACAACTGCGATATCACCTACGGCACCAATAACGAGTTTGGGTTCGACTACCTGCGCGACAACATGGCCATCCGCCGCGAGGACCAGGTGCAGCGCGGCCACTACTATGCCATCGTGGACGAGGTGGACTCGGTGCTCATCGATGAAGCGCGCACCCCGCTCATCATTTCCGGCGCCGTCGAGCACACCACTAACCTCTTTGCCGAACTCAAACCACGGGTGGAGCAGCTGGTCAAGAGCCAGACCTTGCTGGTCAACCGGCTGGTGGCAGAAGCGGAACAGCTCCTGGAGAAAGGCCAGGAGTACGAAGCGGGAATCAAACTCTTGCAGGCATTGCGGGGGGCACCCAAGAACAAGCGTCTGGCCAAGATCATGCAGGAGGTGGGGGTCAAGCGCCTGATCCAGAAGGTGGAGGCCGACTACCTGCGCGATAAGCGCATGCACGAAATCGATGAGGAGCTGTACTTCTCCATCGACGAGAAGAGCCACGTCATCGACCTGACCGAGAAGGGACGGGAGGCGCTTTCCCCCAATGACCCGGAGATGTTCGTGCTGCCCGACCTGGCGGAAGGGATTGGCCAAATTGACAATGATCCCACCCTCAGTCCAGAGGAGAAGGAGGAGCGGAAGGCCCGCCTCCATGAGGAGTATGGCATCAGGAGTGAGCGCATTCAGAACATTTCGCAGCTGCTGCGCGCCTATTCGCTGTTTGAGCGTGATGTGGAGTATGTCGTTTCTGAGGACGGCCGGGTCATCATCGTAGACGAGTTCACCGGCCGGTTGATGCCGGGTCGACGCTACAGTGACGGCCTGCACCAGGCAATCGAGGCCAAAGAGGGTGTGCGCATTGAGCGTGAGACGCAGACCCTGGCCACCATCACGCTACAAAACTTTTTCCGCCTCTACCGGAAACTGGCGGGCATGACCGGCACGGCGGTCACCGAGGCAGCGGAGTTTTGGGAAATCTATAAACTCGATGTGGTCGTCATCCCCACCAACGAGCCGGTGCGCCGCATTGATTATGACGACCGCATCTATCGGACTAAGCGGGAGAAGTACAACGCCGTGATCGAGGAGATTGCGGCCATGCATGCGGCGCGGCGGCCGGTGTTGGTGGGCACCGTGTCGGTGGAGGTCTCGGAGACGCTCAGCCGGATGCTGAAGCGGCGCGGCATTCCCCACAATGTGCTCAACGCCAAGCACCATCAGCGGGAGGCGGAGATTGTGGCCCGTGCGGGGCAGCCGGGCGCGGTGACCATCGCCACCAACATGGCTGGCCGCGGCACCGACATCAAGCTGGGCGCCGGAGTAGTGAAACACCCCAACTGTGCGCTGGTGCGTCCAGATCCTGGTTCGGAGCCCTGTCCGTACCTTGAGGAGTATGACTGCTACAACGAGGTGCCCTGCGGGCTGCACATCTTAGGCACCGAGCGCCATGAGGCCCGGCGCATCGACCGGCAACTGCGCGGTCGGGCTGGGCGCCAGGGCGACCCGGGCTCCTCGCGCTTTTACCTCTCCCTCGAGGACGACCTCATGCGGTTGTTCGGTTCCGAGCGTATTGCCAGCATCATGGATCGTCTCGGGGTACAAGAGGGCGAGGTGATCACCCACCCCATGGTGTCGCGCTCCATCGAGCGGGCCCAGAAGCGGGTGGAGGAGCACAACTTTGACATCCGCAAGCACCTCCTGGAATACGATGACGTCATGAATCAGCAGCGGGAGGTTGTCTACAACCGACGCAACTACGCCCTCAGCGGCCAGAACCTGCGCGAGGACGTGCTGGAAATGATGGAGGAGGTGATCGAGGACCGGGTGGACGAGCACACTTCCGCCGGCCCCTATCCAGAGGACTGGAACTGGACCGGGCTCAATCAGGACCTGCGGCGCATCATGCTCACCACCATCAGCCGCGAGGAGTTCGACAGCGACCGCATCACGCGCGAAGAGCTCATCGACAAGATCCGCAGCAAGGCCATGGCGCTTTATGAGGCCAAGGAGAAGGCCTTGGGCGGCGCCCTGATGCGTCAGCTGGAGCGCTTTGCCATTCTGCGCGCCATCGACGAACAGTGGCGCGATCACCTCTACTCCATGGACGTGATGAAGGAGGGCATCGGGCTACGCGCCTACGGCCAAAAGGATCCGCTCATCGAGTACAAGAGCGAGGCCTTCAAGATGTTCTCCGAGATGCTGGCCCGCACCAATGAGGCGGTTTTGGAGATGGTGTTCAAAGCCCAGCTCCAGGTTGCACCCCAGCCGGTGCGGCGTATGCCAGTGCAGGTGAGTGCCACCCACGCCTCGACCACCGGCCTGGGCCTCCGCGGCGCGCCAGTTGGCGAAGGTGCCCCGGAGCCTGGCAAACGCCAACCTATCCGCGTCGGGGTCAAGGTTGGCCGCAATGACCCATGCCCTTGCGGCAGCGGGAAGAAGTACAAAAAATGCTGTGGCGCAGGCGTGCACTGA
- the hprK gene encoding HPr(Ser) kinase/phosphatase, translating to MNQLTVETLYEENKETLRLELLNHRGSFNKVIREGEVHRPGLALTGFTDVFTYHRIQILGNTELAYLETLSEAQRRQSIEKVLSFDIPCIIITDNNKPPRILLKVADERQISIFGTPHNTTTLIHLLGDYLDVKFAPKVTIHGSLVDVYGVGMLFTGRSGIGKSEVALDLVERGHRLVADDVVHITRAAKGTLIGTSDDLLRDHAEVRGLGIINVRQMFGMRAVRLRKRVEVQVDLQEWSDDIDYERIGIDQETTTILDVELPLVRLPIIPGKNITVIAEVIALHHLMRIRGYMAAEVFNQKLIERMRRAASYPYPYSPEKDFE from the coding sequence ATGAATCAGCTGACGGTAGAAACCCTCTACGAGGAAAACAAGGAGACTTTACGGCTTGAGCTGCTGAATCACCGCGGCAGCTTCAACAAGGTAATTCGAGAGGGGGAGGTCCATAGGCCAGGTCTGGCCTTGACCGGCTTTACCGACGTGTTCACCTACCATCGCATCCAGATTCTGGGGAACACCGAGCTGGCTTACTTGGAGACCCTTAGCGAGGCCCAGCGCAGACAGTCCATCGAGAAAGTGCTCTCCTTCGATATCCCCTGCATCATTATCACCGACAATAACAAGCCCCCGCGTATCCTCCTCAAGGTGGCTGATGAACGTCAGATCAGTATCTTCGGCACCCCGCACAATACCACTACGCTCATCCATCTACTAGGCGACTACCTGGACGTCAAGTTTGCCCCCAAAGTGACCATCCACGGCTCGCTGGTGGATGTGTACGGTGTGGGCATGCTGTTTACGGGGCGCAGTGGTATTGGCAAAAGTGAGGTGGCTCTGGACTTGGTGGAGCGCGGCCATCGTCTGGTGGCCGACGACGTGGTGCATATCACGCGAGCGGCGAAGGGGACTCTCATTGGTACCAGTGACGACTTGCTGCGCGATCACGCCGAGGTGCGCGGCCTCGGGATCATCAACGTCCGCCAGATGTTCGGCATGCGGGCCGTGCGGCTGCGCAAACGCGTGGAGGTACAGGTCGACCTGCAGGAGTGGTCCGACGACATTGATTACGAACGCATTGGCATCGACCAGGAGACCACGACCATCCTGGACGTGGAACTACCTTTGGTCCGATTGCCTATCATCCCTGGCAAGAACATCACGGTGATCGCCGAGGTCATCGCCCTGCACCACCTAATGCGGATTCGGGGCTACATGGCGGCAGAGGTCTTTAACCAGAAACTCATCGAGCGCATGCGCCGTGCCGCGAGCTACCCCTACCCCTATTCCCCGGAAAAGGATTTCGAGTAG